In a genomic window of Xenopus laevis strain J_2021 chromosome 5S, Xenopus_laevis_v10.1, whole genome shotgun sequence:
- the LOC121394101 gene encoding piggyBac transposable element-derived protein 4-like, which yields MAKRYFTVEEAAALCMASSSEEFSDSDSEYVPPESESDSSTDESPGSSSTVTALEEPMELEQDVEEEVEVEDQEEGGRADAATGGEPAWGPPGNFTPEIPPFTAVSGVKVDTSNFEPIHFFHLFLTEAIIQDMVQYTNVYAEQYLAQNPLPRYARAQAWHPTDIAEMKRNRYQLLLRFLHFNDNSRAVPPNDPSHDRLHKLRPLIDSLSERFATVYTPSQNICIDESLLLFKGRLHFRQYIPSKRARYGIKFYKLCESSSGYTNRFLIYEGKDSQLDPPGCPLDLTVSGKIVWELITPLLGRGYHLYVDNFYTSILLFKTLHCLDTPACGTINRNRKGLPRELLDKKLNRGEMYSLRNDELLAIKFLDRKNVFMLTTIHDTSVIEEQRAGRPPKSKPLCSKEYSKYMGGVDRTDQLQHYYDATRKTKAWYKKVGIYLIQMALRNSYVVYKAAVPGPKLSYYKYQLQIIPALLFGGLEEAVPEMRASDNVARLVGKHFIDTLPPTPGKPRAQKACKVCRKRGIRRDTRYCCPKCPRNPGLCFKPCFEIYHTQLHY from the exons ATGGCAAAAAGGTATTTTACTGTTGAAGAGGCTGCTGCCCTATGCATGGCCTCCAGCTCAGAGGAGTTTAGTGACTCTGATTCTGAGTATGTGCCCCCTGAATCAGAAAGTGACTCTTCTACTGATGAGTCACCAGGTAGTAGTAGCACGGTTACTGCCCTTGAGGAGCCCATGGAGTTGGAGCAGGATGTAGAAGAGGAGGTTGAGGTTGAGGATCAGGAAGAAGGTGGTAGGGCTGATGCTGCAACTGGAGGAGAGCCTGCGTGGGGGCCTCCTGGTAATTTTACCCCCGAAATTCCCCCATTTACTGCAGTCTCTGGCGTTAAGGTGGACACCAGTAATTTTGAGCcaatacattttttccatttatttttgactgagGCCATCATACAGGATATGGTCCAGTACACAAATGTGTATGCCGAGCAATATCTTGCCCAAAATCCCCTCCCCAGATATGCTCGAGCTCAGGCGTGGCATCCCACTGATATTGCTGAAATGAAGAG AAACCGGTATCAGCTACTGCTCCGGTTTCTGCATTTCAATGATAATTCTAGGGCTGTACCCCCTAATGATCCTTCCCATGACAGGCTGCATAAATTGAGGCCCCTAATAGACAGCCTGTCTGAGCGCTTCGCAACAGtttacaccccctcccaaaacatTTGTATTGACGAGTCCCTTctcctcttcaaagggcgcctacaCTTCCGTCAGTACATCCCAAGCAAGCGTGCCCGCTATGGGATTaaattttataaactttgcgAAAGCAGCTCGGGGTACACCAACCGCTTTTTGATTTACGAAGGAAAGGACTCACAATTAGACCCCCCTGGTTGTCCCCTTGACCTGACTGTCAGTGGCAAAATTGTGTGGGAGCTCATCACTCCACTATTaggccgaggttaccacttatacgtggataacttttataCCAGCATCCTCCTATTCAAGACCCTACATTGTTTAGATaccccagcctgtggcaccaTAAATCGTAACCGTAAAGGATTGCCCAGGGAACTCCTCGACAAAAAACTGAACCGTGGAGAAATGTATTCCCTAAGAAATGATGAGCTCCTTGCCATCAAATTTTTggatagaaaaaatgttttcatgctgaCGACCATCCATGACACGTCAGTAATTGAAGAACAGAGAGCTGGTAGGCCCCCAAAATCTAAGCCTCTCTGTAGCAAGgagtacagtaagtacatgggTGGTGTTGACAGAACAGATCAACTCCAACATTATTACGATGCCACCCGAAAAACAAAGGCCTGGTACAAGAAAGTTGGCATATACCTTATTCAAATGGCCCTTCGAAATTCATATGTTGTCTATAAGGCAGCAGtaccaggccccaaattgtcTTATTATAAGTACCAGTTGCAGATAATCCCTGCCCTCTTGTTTGGTGGTCTAGAGGAGGCAGTGCCTGAGATGCGTGCCAGTGACAACGTGGCCCGATTGGTGGGGAAGCATTTTATAGACACGCTTCCACCAACTCCTGGAAAACCAAGAGCCCAAAAAGCCTGCAaggtgtgccgcaaaaggggtatCAGACGAGATACACGGTACTGTTGCCCAAAGTGCCCTCGCAACCCCGGGTTatgtttcaaaccatgttttgaaatataccacACTCAGCTGCACTACTGA